One Calliopsis andreniformis isolate RMS-2024a chromosome 9, iyCalAndr_principal, whole genome shotgun sequence genomic window carries:
- the LOC143183238 gene encoding serine protease snk, with protein MSRSSSLAVVISLCLLLFLNVSVRCDGQFEGDACTVDNAPGICRKLQGCQSVYQELLKGQPPKSMCGYASFEPIVCCPTGESVIQPLNGVSKGAIARQKCAEYAKSVYTTELPPILSADRTPVNKSLCALRSRTLIVGGTKADPKEFPHMAAIGYNSEDGIKWSCGGTLISDEFVLTAAHCLFSSNWGSAKWARLGDLNLQRSDDDAKPQNFRIIERIKHPKYQWPSAYNDIALVKLEEKVKFNAWIRPSCIPYSLPDIEDQGKAVATGWGLVDWTDYQSNSNDLLKVTIKMVPHARCNQTFGTDTKLERGIIDESQICAGDVGKDTCQGDSGGPLAIFNSDQYCMYSVVGITSLGKACGSIFPGVYTRVYHYLPWIEKIVWPDSS; from the exons ATGTCACGGTCATCTTCGCTGGCTGTGGTTATATCACTTTGTCTTTTGTTGTTTCTGAACGTTTCTGTACGTTGCGATGGACAATTTGAAG GTGACGCGTGCACTGTTGATAATGCCCCAGGTATCTGCAGGAAATTACAAGGGTGTCAATCAGTTTATCAAGAACTGTTAAAAGGACAGCCACCAAAATCCATGTGCGGGTATGCCTCTTTTGAGCCGATCGTCTGTTGTCCTACTGGCGAATCGGTGATCCAACCCTTGAATGGCGTCAGTAAGGGTGCCATTGCAAGACAAA AGTGCGCGGAATACGCAAAATCAGTCTACACAACCGAACTTCCTCCGATCTTATCAGCCGATCGAACTCCTGTAAATAAATCACTATGCGCGCTCAGAAGTCGCACGCTTATCGTGGGTGGTACCAAAGCTGACCCAAAGGAATTCCCGCACATGGCAGCAATCGGGTACAATTCTGAAGACGGAATCAAGTGGTCCTGTGGTGGTACTCTGATATCGGACGAGTTTGTTTTAACTGCGGCCCACTGTCTTTTCAGTTCGAATTG GGGCAGTGCAAAATGGGCACGACTTGGCGACTTGAACCTGCAAAGATCAGATGATGATGCGAAGCCGCAAAATTTTAGAATAATTGAAAGGATAAAGCATCCCAAGTATCAGTGGCCCTCGGCATATAATGACATCGCTCTTGTTAAATTGGAGGAGAAGGTAAAATTCAATGCGTGGATAAGACCGAGTTGTATACCCTACTCTTTACCGgacatcgaggatcagggcaaaGCAGTTGCAACCGGCTGGGGATTGGTTGACTGGA CTGATTATCAGAGTAACTCGAATGATCTGCTGAAAGTTACGATCAAGATGGTACCTCATGCACGTTGCAACCAGACTTTTGGCACAGATACAAAGCTCGAACGTGGTATCATCGATGAATCGCAAATCTGCGCCGGTGATGTTGGGAAAGATACTTGTCAG GGTGATAGTGGTGGACCTTTGGCTATTTTCAACAGCGACCAATACTGCATGTACAGCGTGGTCGGAATAACCAGTCTAGGGAAAGCTTGTGGAAGCATTTTTCCTGGAGTATACACTCGAGTTTATCATTATCTACCATGGATAGAAAAAATTGTTTGGCCAGATTCATCATAA
- the LOC143183338 gene encoding MORN repeat-containing protein 5, giving the protein MDLQAIDIEEDSIRFIDGSVYKGTWNALGMEGVGRYIGPHHAILEGQFRDGTFHGHGTTYWPRGQRLDGVWSHGECKEKRYTFNDGLIFHETDWKYCKFPDRRFQTCLLYGLRPAGATLRTNYPHDIMIPPMCYDAGIGIFDPRTRCIVSYRDPDKVLEIPTVAMAQWIEKNCRKGWTEPTGHREDLYENWFPKDADAPIFPPTLLPFSNDSSECWWKRLTTFARDDLQGSETPCAFSCIGDSVICNTGDNCE; this is encoded by the exons ATGGATTTACAAGCGATAGATATTGAAGAAGATAGTATTCGTTTCATCGATGGAAGCGTGTATAAGGGTACTTGGAATGCCCTGGGCATGGAGGGAGTCGGCAGATATATTGGACCACATC ACGCCATTCTTGAAGGGCAATTCCGCGATGGTACGTTTCACGGTCATGGTACCACATACTGGCCTAGGGGACAAAGACTGGATGGTGTTTGGTCCCATGGCGAATGTAAGGAAAAACGATACACCTTTAATGACGGTTTGATTTTCCATGAAACTGATtggaaatattgcaaatttcctgATAGAAG ATTTCAGACGTGTCTACTATATGGATTAAGACCTGCTGGGGCAACGCTGCGTACCAATTATCCACATGATATTATGATTCCACCAATGTGTTATGACGCGGGCATTGGAATTTTTGATCCACGCACGCGTTGCATCGTGTCGTATCGAGACCCGGACAAA GTGCTCGAAATACCAACCGTAGCAATGGCTCAGTGGATAGAAAAGAATTGTCGAAAAGGTTGGACCGAACCAACTGGTCATCGAGAAGATCTTTACGAGAATTGGTTTCCTAAAGATGCTGATGCTCCTATTTTTCCTCCCACGTTACTACCGTTTTCCAATGACTCTTCTGAGTGTTGGTGGAAAAG ATTGACTACTTTCGCACGAGACGATCTTCAAGGTTCTGAAACACCGTGCGCGTTTTCCTGTATAGGGGATTCAGTGATCTGTAACACTGGAGATAACTGTGAATAG
- the LOC143184107 gene encoding DNA repair protein SWI5 homolog, whose protein sequence is MVAFMSGNEGRTSTEEKNRKDIGEMNIAKLDRPMNSIDKEKISLTEEETREYFELLELEKGLDRELSDLRRQEKEFRSTEETMNLLHKYNDIKDATQTVMGAIAIANRTTVKNLYQHYGLSAEED, encoded by the coding sequence ATGGTAGCATTTATGTCGGGCAACGAAGGTCGTACGAGTACCgaagaaaaaaatagaaaagacaTCGGGGAAATGAACATTGCGAAATTAGATCGGCCAATGAATTCGATCGATAAAGAAAAGATTTCTCTGACGGAAGAGGAGACACGCGAATACTTCGAGCTCTTGGAGCTTGAAAAAGGTCTCGATCGAGAATTATCCGATTTGAGACGCCAAGAAAAAGAATTTCGTTCCACTGAAGAAACAATGAATCTATTGCACAAATATAATGACATCAAAGACGCAACTCAGACGGTTATGGGGGCGATAGCTATAGCAAATAGAACTACAGTTAAAAACTTGTATCAACATTATGGTTTATCTGCAGAAGAAGATTAG
- the LOC143184102 gene encoding NHL repeat-containing protein 2, translating into MGLRDTVEELTEICMGLRRTLESSDKKEQGKLILRHIKSFADKDLRITDFQAGLEWFNVTEGLSVYRHLAGKIIILDFFTYCCINCMHILPDLAAIEKKFSIKDGLVVVGVHSAKFSNERDSKKLLSAVQRYNIEHPVVNDPTLSTWRDLGISCWPTLVMIGPKGQPLAVFVGEGHRKELASYVNVALTYFKSLNQISDKDLPLQLAKHLLPVAGKGTLLFPGKLEVFQSEEGERLVIADTGNNRILVTDTMGNLKHVIGGFNPGFRDGDFETAKFNAPQGVCTLGSSIYVADNENHAIRKIDLTKRTVTTVAGTGEQGHDYVGGKMGKDQALSSPWDVAIYNYENGKNTVPVLLIAIAGTHQIWALFLEDTVWWKNREYKAGTCVAIVGSGREENRNNSYPHAAGLAQPSGLIVAQENKVAFFADSESSSIRSIDLKNGRVSAVCGANRNPTDLHDYGDSDGVQYKVKLQHPLGLAWHPKENVVYVADTYNHKIKRIDATTGCCKTVYGKGKPDEKFVFDEPGDLAISSNDRSDLLYVADTNNHAVKIIDIKNETISTLSLTTSSMEMESCNSQNIYTFDTSISDKGGELNVTFNVSFADSDLKLNADAPQKWTVTNLSASTWIATVKSGKLSNPMSVKVSEGSGTHEIHVTVDIVACRTSECLPKKLSIVYRVVQNASASSVITEQRQLVIK; encoded by the exons ATGGGTCTACGAGACACCGTGGAGGAATTAACGGAAATATGCATGGGGCTTCGTCGCACCTTGGAGTCTTCCGACAAAAAAGAGCAAGGGAAATTGATATTGAGGCATATCAAATCGTTCGCAGATAAAGATCTACGAATCACCGATTTTCAAGCAG GATTGGAATGGTTCAACGTCACAGAAGGATTATCTGTTTATCGACACCTTGCTgggaaaataattattttggATTTCTTTACCTATTGCTGTATCAATTGTATGCACATTTTaccggatctggctgctatagagAAGAAATTTTCAATCAAAGATGGACTTGTTGTT GTTGGAGTGCATAGTGCAAAATTTTCAAATGAACGCGATTCAAAGAAACTTCTGTCAGCAGTACAGAGATATAATATAGAGCATCCAGTTGTAAATGACCCAACTTTATCAACATGGCGTGATTTAGGGATCTCTTGTTGGCCAACTCTGGTAATGATAG GTCCTAAAGGTCAACCACTAGCAGTTTTTGTGGGAGAAGGACACAGAAAAGAATTAGCCTCATACGTGAATGTGGCATTAACTTATTTTAAATCATTAAATCAAATATCTGACAAAGACCTCCCATTGCAATTAGCAAAGCATTTATTGCCTGTCGCGGGAAAAGGAACGTTATTATTTCCTGGCAAATTAGAGGTTTTCCAAAGTGAGGAAGGAGAAAGATTGGTGATAGCTGACACAGGCAACAATAGAATCTTAGTAACAGATACAATGGGAAACTTGAAACATGTTATCGGTGGCTTTAATCCGGGCTTCCGAGACGGTGACTTTGAAACCGCTAAATTCAACGCACCTCAAGGTGTATGTACATTAGGTAGTTCAATTTACGTTGCAGATAATGAGAATCACGCAATCAGAAAG ATAGATTTGACTAAAAGGACAGTAACTACGGTAGCAGGCACAGGTGAACAAGGCCACGATTATGTTGGAGGCAAAATGGGCAAAGACCAAGCTTTGTCTTCCCCCTGGGATGTGGCCATTTACAACTACGAGAACGGTAAAAATACGGTACCCGTACTATTAATCGCGATAGCGGGTACACACCAAATCTGGGCGCTTTTCTTGGAAGACACTGTTTGGTGGAAAAACAG AGAATACAAAGCGGGTACGTGCGTCGCAATCGTCGGAAGCGGTAGAGAGGAGAATCGTAATAACTCATATCCTCATGCAGCCGGTTTGGCGCAACCTTCCGGTTTGATCGTTGCTCAGGAGAATAAAGTTGCCTTCTTTGCCGACAGCGAAAGCAGCTCTATCAGATCCATAGATCTTAAGAATGGACGGGTTTCTGCCGTTTGCGGTGCGAACAGAAATCCGACG GATCTACACGATTACGGTGATTCTGATGGCGTCCAATACAAAGTTAAACTTCAACATCCTCTAGGACTAGCATGGCACccgaaggaaaatgttgtttatgtAGCGGATACTTACaatcacaaaataaaaagaatcgaCGCGACAACGGGTTGTTGTAAAACTGTATATGGCAAGGGAAAACCTGATGAGAAATTTGTG TTTGATGAACCGGGGGATCTTGCTATTAGCTCAAATGATCGAAGTGATCTTTTATACGTGGCGGACACGAATAACCATGCAGTGAAGATCATCGATATAAAGAATGAGACCATCAGCACG TTATCTTTAACAACATCTTCAATGGAAATGGAAAGTTGTAATTCGCAAAACATTTACACGTTCGATACATCGATCAGTGATAAAGGTGGCGAATTGAACGTTACGTTCAATGTAAGTTTCGCCGATAGTGATTTAAAATTGAACGCAGATGCACCTCAGAAGTGGACAGTGACGAATTTATCCGCGAGTACTTGGATAGCCACAGTAAAAAGTGGTAAATTGTCGAATCCAATGTCGGTCAAAGTTTCCGAAGGAAGTGGAACGCATGAAATACACGTGACTGTCGACATCGTAGCTTGCAGAACCTCTGAGTGTCTACCAAAGAAATTATCGATAGTTTATCGCGTAGTCCAAAATGCGAGTGCATCCAGTGTTATAACAGAACAAAGACAACttgttattaaataa
- the Rpn10 gene encoding regulatory particle non-ATPase 10, with the protein MVLESTMICVDNSDYMRNGDFLPTRLQAQQDAVNLVCHSKTRSNPENNVGLITLANVEVLATLTSDVGRILSKLHQVQPNGNLSLITGIRIAHLALKHRQGKNHKMRIVAFIGSPIDIDEKELVKLAKRLKKEKVNVDVISFGEESVNNEVLTAFVNALNGKDGTGSHLVTVPPGPHLSDALISSPIIQGEDGMGGAGMGGTPFEFGVDPNEDPELALALRVSMEEQRQRQEDEARRAQANEAATNKQPETIKEVPEEAMLKRALAMSLEGTEDSTSTAADNTAPTTGNIPDFARMTEEEQIAFAMQMSMQDQQELESLKEDAMEVEEDYAAVMSDPAFLQSVLENLPGVDPQSEAVRRAVGSLQQNKDKEKEKEKEKDKDKDKK; encoded by the exons ATGGTACTGGAAAGTACGATGATATG TGTCGACAATAGCGACTACATGAGAAATGGAGACTTTTTACCGACTCGTCTTCAAGCCCAACAGGATGCTGTCAATTTGGTCTGTCACTCCAAAACTCGCTCAAATCCCGAAAACAATGTTGGTTTAATAACGCTAGCTAA TGTTGAAGTATTGGCTACATTGACCAGCGATGTGGGTAGAATTCTGTCTAAACTTCATCAAGTTCAACCAAATGGTAATCTAAGTTTAATCACTGGAATAAGAATTGCACAT TTGGCGTTGAAACATCGTCAAGGTAAAAATCACAAAATGCGTATTGTGGCCTTCATTGGTAGTCCGATAGACATAGATGAGAAGGAACTGGTGAAATTAGCAAAAAGATTGAAGAAAGAAAAAGTGAATGTAGATGTGATTAGCTTTGGCGAAGAAAGTGTCAATAACGAAGTATTGACAGCTTTTGTCAATGCTCTAAATGGCAAAGATGGCACAGGCAGTCACTTGGTCACAGTTCCACCTGGACCGCATTTATCTGATGCATTGATCTCTTCTCCCATAATTCAAGGAGAAGATGGAATGGGTGGTGCAGGTATGGGAGGAACTCCCTTTGAATTTGGGGTTGATCCAAACGAAGATCCAGAGTTGGCATTG GCACTGCGTGTTTCTATGGAAGAACAacgacaacgccaggaggatgaaGCGCGACGTGCACAAGCAAACGAAGCAGCTACAAACAAGCAACCAGAAACGATTAAAGAAGTACCTGAGGAGGCGATGTTGAAACGGGCGCTTGCCATGTCACTCgagggtactgaagattcaacGTCTACTGCGGCTGATAACACTGCTCCAACCACCGGAAATATTCCCGATTTTGCTCGTATGACAGAAGAAGAGCAAATTGCATTTGCAATGCAGATGTCCATGCAAGATCAAC AAGAACTCGAGTCCTTGAAAGAGGACGCGATGGAAGTCGAGGAGGACTATGCTGCTGTTATGTCTGATCCAGCTTTCCTGCAGTCAGTTTTAGAGAATTTACCGGGTGTCGATCCCCAATCTGAGGCCGTCCGTCGAGCCGTTGGGTCGCTTCAACAAAATAAGGATAAAGAGAAAgagaaggaaaaggaaaaagaTAAAGATAAGGACAAGAAATGA
- the LOC143184103 gene encoding rhotekin-2 yields MAPRRKSIGTLRGSLNGILDKENNYLRSLSDYQARVRRRESIRNCKNIAEHDLEKKIELEIKMREGSSRILAAARHPTQSLEAARALLTSSKRMSAYMSELQHRRQETSSKTSICESKGKLSISDLRIPLMWRDSDHFKNRGDHRRFAVFCLARVGTEIHDTSLLYPIDREQTDISFSDLLLFNNVPADFELILEIYSHVSQEDLSIASTPRRIRRSIHSSISKTVGKKFVASLRDEYDSSKNGPQFDLVAYAKLKLDDSDGNIRTHDLMLNNIENKLHALPLFGHFCCRLAVQPDCIDKEIHLGSIIINDQRCWARLRNFQIDCWKSKKSADESQEPTCTICVNRETVVRRPKSMNNQLCIINRVVDSKTRDVIEFSLNEDADKWFKQLTIRVNELSNWKHAAVNFQRIPCSDNCSANTSTKSSFVSDKQQGSLYDEIPLIGSHHSGLKYASSNSINFSMFYFI; encoded by the exons ATGGCGCCACGTAGGAAGAGCATCGGAACTCTCCGTGGCTCGTTAAATGGCATTTTagataaagaaaataattatttacgGTCACTAAGTGACTACCAAGCACGTGTTAGAAGGCGAGAAAGTATTAGAAATTGTAAAAACATAGCG GAACATGATTTAGAGAAAAAAATTGAGTTAGAAATCAAAATGAGGGAAGGATCCTCAAGGATATTAGCTGCTGCACGGCATCCTACTCAAAGTTTAGAAGCTGCACGTGCATTGCTTACTTCAAGTAAAAGAATGTCTGCATATATGAGTGAGCTGCAGCATCGCAGACAAGAGACATCATCAAAAACAAG CATCTGTGAGAGTAAAGGCAAATTATCTATCTCAGATCTTAGAATTCCTTTGATGTGGAGAGATTCTGATCACTTTAAAAATCGTGGAGACCACAGAAGATTCGCTGTCTTTTGTTTAGCTCGTGTGGGTACAGAAATTCATGACACAAGCTTACTTTATCCCATTGACAGAGAACAAACAGACATTAGCTTTTCTGACCTTTTGTTGTT TAACAATGTCCCAGCTGATTTTGAGTTGATTTTGGAAATCTATAGTCACGTTTCACAAGAAGATTTGAGCATTGCTAGCACTCCAAGAAGAATTAGAAGGTCGATTCATTCCTCGATTTCAAAAACTGTAGGCAAAAAATTCGTGGCCTCTTTGCGAGATGAATATGACTCTAGCAAAAA CGGACCGCAATTCGATTTAGTGGCTTATGCAAAACTGAAACTCGATGACAGTGATGGAAATATACGAACACACGACTTGATGTTAAATAACATTG agaacaaacttcacgctTTGCCACTTTTCGGGCATTTCTGTTGCCGTTTAGCGGTACAACCTGATTGTATTGACAAAGAAATTCATTTAGGATCTATAATTATAAACGATCAGCGTTGCTGGGCACGCTTGCGAAACTTCCAAATCGATTGCTGGAAATCAAAGAAGTCCGCAGATGAATCACAAGAACCTACGTGTACAATTTGCGTGAATAGG GAGACAGTTGTACGGCGACCAAAATCAATGAACAATCAATTATGTATAATCAACCGTGTAGTCGATAGTAAAACCCGAGATGTTATCGAATTTAGTTTAAATGAAGACGCAGATAAATGGTTTAAACAATTAACAATACGTGTTAATGAGCTCTCGAACTGGAAACATGCCGCAGTAAATTTTCAACGAATTCCATGTTCCGACAACTGCAGTGCAAATACGAGCACGAAGAGTTCCTTCGTCAGCGACAAGCAACAAGGCTCTCTTTACGACGAAATACCGTTAATAGGTAGTCATCATTCAGGGTTAAAATATGCTTCCTCGAATTCAATTAACTTTtcaatgttttattttatttaa
- the LOC143184108 gene encoding HIG1 domain family member 2A, mitochondrial: MSSKTTTNSQTFDEFDWVRVREELDPGIIHETFRQKLLRKTLENPFIPIGTVATVSALVCGLYHFYKGNSKMSNYMMRARVGAQAFTICAFLGGFMITSSRKQSAVSKS, translated from the exons ATGTCATCAAAAACGACAACAAATTCGCAAACATTCGACGAGTTTGATTGGGTTCGAGTGCGAGAAGAATTAGACCCCGGAATTATACACGAAACATTTAGGCAAAAGCTTCTACGGAAAACTTTAGAAAATCCCTTCATTCCTATAG GTACTGTGGCAACTGTGAGTGCTCTTGTTTGTGGTCTATATCATTTTTACAAAGGAAATTCAAAAATGTCTAATTACATGATGCGTGCACGAGTAGGAGCACAAGCGTTTACCATTTGTGCTTTCCTTGGTGGATTTATGATTACATCATCAAGGAAACAATCTGCTGTTAGCaagtcctga
- the Scgbeta gene encoding sarcoglycan beta, protein MSAILDACGNDTGSMSISKAEDNLSNSDGPLIEGYARQSNCNSVRASSEHVNRTIISSHTMSGADEKSTKRRYCLWTLTFILAIIGLCNLFLNITVIAVLRISQGMEAMEVIPDENLVKFYGKTDLDRICLQSGICQSYGDEPMEIAGDEAGVQIDVNSKRIDEEIRAKVMVLPNGTTMSQVESFEVKDPRTGTIYFNTDFPNFGLPAGVEKIDVKIAETHRITSPLNENLTVNSDAQISMHGAEGATMESKDIVWSADTDILLKSVNGSIVFDGKDGVSIDVENIPVAPLFLQNPSGHEQYKVCVCMPQGKLFRVPIRVGTSSRSINCARISRTPENDPCLR, encoded by the exons ATGTCGGCCATTCTTGATGCCTGTGGCAATGACACCGGGTCTATGTCAATCTCCAAAGCAGAAGATAACTTGTCGAACAGTGACGGCCCACTAATCGAGGGCTACGCTCGACAGAGTAATTGCAATAGTGTTCGTGCAAG TTCTGAACACGTTAATCGAACCATCATTTCGTCTCACACGATGTCAGGTGCTGACGAGAAATCAACCAAACGACGTTACTGTCTATGGACCTTAACTTTTATCTTGGCAATAATAGGGCTCTGCAATCTCTTCCTTAACATCACTGTGATCGCCGTCTTAAGGATCAGTCAGGGAATGGAGGCAATGGAAGTGATACCTGACGAAAATCTCGTGAAGTTTTATGGAAAGACTGATTTAGACAGA ATATGCTTGCAGTCGGGAATTTGTCAAAGCTATGGCGACGAACCGATGGAAATTGCTGGTGATGAAGCCGGCGTACAAATAGATGTAAATAGTAAGCGTATAGACGAAGAAAtacgtgcgaaagtaatggttttGCCAAACGGTACTACAATGTCACAAGTGGAGTCGTTCGAAGTGAAGGATCCTAGGACTGGTACTATCTATTTTAACACTGACTTTCCAAATTTCGGTTTACCAGCAGGCGTGGAGAAGATCGATGTGAAAATTGCAGAGACACATAGGATCACGTCGCCTCTTAATGAAAATTTAACTGTGAATTCTGATgcacaaatctctatgcacggtGCAGAAGGCGCGACCATGGAGAGCAAAGATATTGTTTGGAGCGCCGATACTGATATTCTTCTAAAAAGTGTTAATGGAAGCATCGTTTTCGATGGTAAAGACGGTGTTTCCATAGATGTCGAAAATATACCAGTTGCGCCACTATTCTTGCAAAATCCATCTGGACACGAACAATATAAAGTTTGCGTTTGCATGCCACAGGGGAAGCTTTTCAGAGTACCAATTCGCGTAGGTACCAGCAGCCGATCAATTAATTGTGCTCGCATCAGTAGAACACCAGAAAATGATCCTTGCTTACGatag
- the LOC143184105 gene encoding uncharacterized protein LOC143184105 translates to MPICIKANKWAANLIIVFQLTVWSVVGIIFLQRGVISLRGEAETRNNAIDTQESFARRNEKVSIEESTVAEVSQQIVEHEAASRRANVTLDNLEDATQNGPRSSMYAYPTTEDGGRRIPVKSSMIRKRTTIGHKQDTRDVRAIQAETIRAVKKNDEGKIRPKENVVASDERSYDTGRTLRFKLFKFRESALMETVSTDEGQLFQQEITDIPSNNSTNSSQNGLVSQHSRTNRVGAAVAIVMLAIGVIMLLLGPLIVILRAIGDRRRTRHMLKSRCENDRPPSYEEAVLMDPVPRYSSLELDTILESSASS, encoded by the exons ATGCCTATATGTATAAAAGCGAATAAATGGGCTGCAAATCTGATAATCGTCTTCCAACTGACTGTTTGGAGTGTTGTTGGGATTATATTTCTTCAAAGAGGTGTAATCTCCCTACGCGGTGAAGCAGAGACGCGAAATAACGCAATCGATACACAG GAAAGCTTCGCGAGGCGCAACGAAAAAGTATCGATCGAAGAGTCAACTGTCGCAGAAGTTTCGCAACAAATTGTAGAACACGAGGCCGCAAGTCGGCGGGCGAACGTCACTCTCGATAATCTTGAAGATGCTACGCAAAACGGGCCGCGTAGCAGTATGTACGCTTATCCCACGACGGAGGACGGTGGTAGAAGGATTCCTGTAAAAAGTTCAATGATCAGAAAACGAACGACGATCGGTCATAAACAAGATACTCGAGACGTCCGTGCCATTCAAGCTGAGACAATTCGCGCAGTTAAGAAAAACGACGAAGGAAAGATACGGCCCAAAGAAAACGTCGTTGCTTCCGACGAACGTTCTTACGATACGGGAAGAACGTTGAGGTTTAAGTTGTTTAAGTTCAGAGAGTCTGCTCTCATGGAAACTGTATCTACCGATGAAGGACAGCTCTTCCAACAGGAGATCACAGATATTCCTTCTAATAACAGTACGAATAGTAGCCAAAATGGGCTGGTATCGCAGCACTCTCGTACGAATCGAGTTGGTGCAGCTGTTGCCATAGTCATGCTCGCGATCGGCGTTATTATGCTACTTTTAGGGCCACTTATCGTTATCTTAAGAGCAATCGGCGACAGAAGGCGAACTAGGCATATGCTAAAATCAAGGTGTGAGAATGATCGACCACCCTCATATGAGGAGGCGGTCTTAATGGATCCAGTGCCGAGATATTCTTCGCTCGAGCTGGACACGATCCTCGAATCTTCTGCAtcttcttaa